One part of the uncultured Celeribacter sp. genome encodes these proteins:
- a CDS encoding ATP-binding cassette domain-containing protein — translation MARAPVLQLSDISLTFGGDPVFSGLNLVVQEGDRVALVGRNGSGKSTLMKVMAGLVEADHGSRVLGPGVTVGYMEQDPDLSGFATLGDFAASALDASETYKVDMVAEGLKFDPQTPVETASGGECRRAALAKLLAEAPGLMLLDEPTNHLDIQAIAWLEEELRSTKTAYVLISHDRAFLNHLTRATLWIDRGEVRRQEEGFEAFEVWRDKVWEDEDMQRHKLDRKIKAEARWAVEGISARRKRNMGRVRALQDLRAERASQIRRQGVAAMELDVAEKSGKRVVEAEHIAKRFGDKTIVRDFSIKVARGDRIAFVGPNGAGKTTLLKMLTGELEPDAGSVRLGTKLDMAVFDQTRSNLPEGMSLWEALTSEKDMRVSGKADQVMVRGTPKHVVGYLKEFLFTDAQARAPVASLSGGEKARLLLAKIMAKPSNVLVLDEPTNDLDIETLDLLQELLTDFEGTVLLVSHDRDFIDRVATQTVAMEGYGEATVYAGGWSDYLAQRGTAGGSGAGKGASAGKTQDKGSDKSAASAAKTLPKATEKSKSGLSFTEKHRLEALPGEIERLEAEIGKLSELLADPELFTRDPVKFNKATEMLTERQSTLMAAEEEWLTLEEKNSAG, via the coding sequence ATGGCACGCGCACCCGTATTACAGCTCTCCGATATCTCTCTCACCTTTGGTGGCGATCCGGTCTTTTCCGGATTGAACCTTGTTGTGCAGGAGGGCGACCGCGTCGCTCTTGTCGGGCGCAACGGCTCGGGCAAATCGACCCTGATGAAGGTCATGGCCGGTCTGGTCGAAGCCGACCACGGATCCCGCGTTCTGGGGCCGGGGGTGACCGTCGGCTATATGGAACAGGACCCGGATCTCTCCGGCTTTGCCACATTGGGCGATTTCGCGGCTTCTGCGCTGGACGCCAGTGAAACCTATAAGGTCGATATGGTTGCCGAAGGGCTGAAGTTCGATCCGCAGACCCCCGTCGAGACGGCCTCTGGCGGGGAATGTCGTCGTGCGGCTCTGGCCAAACTTCTGGCCGAGGCGCCGGGGCTGATGCTTCTGGACGAACCGACCAACCACCTCGACATTCAGGCCATTGCCTGGCTTGAGGAAGAATTGCGCAGCACCAAGACCGCCTATGTGCTGATTTCCCACGACCGGGCCTTTTTGAACCACCTGACCCGCGCGACCCTGTGGATCGACCGCGGCGAGGTGCGCCGTCAGGAAGAGGGCTTTGAGGCCTTCGAAGTCTGGCGCGACAAGGTCTGGGAAGATGAGGACATGCAGCGCCACAAGCTGGATCGCAAGATCAAGGCAGAGGCCCGCTGGGCGGTCGAAGGGATTTCGGCGCGGCGCAAACGCAATATGGGCCGCGTGCGCGCGCTGCAGGACTTGCGTGCCGAACGTGCCAGCCAGATCCGCCGCCAGGGCGTGGCGGCCATGGAGCTGGATGTGGCGGAGAAATCCGGCAAGCGCGTGGTTGAGGCGGAACACATCGCCAAGCGGTTTGGGGACAAGACCATCGTGCGCGATTTTTCGATTAAGGTGGCACGGGGCGATCGCATCGCTTTTGTCGGGCCGAATGGCGCTGGCAAGACCACCTTGCTGAAAATGTTGACGGGGGAACTGGAGCCGGATGCAGGCAGTGTCCGACTTGGCACGAAACTGGACATGGCGGTGTTTGATCAGACCCGGTCCAATCTGCCCGAGGGCATGAGCCTTTGGGAGGCATTGACCTCGGAAAAGGACATGCGGGTGTCGGGCAAGGCGGATCAGGTCATGGTGCGCGGCACGCCGAAACATGTCGTCGGCTATCTCAAGGAATTCCTGTTCACAGATGCGCAGGCACGCGCCCCCGTGGCGTCGCTGTCGGGTGGGGAAAAAGCCCGGCTGCTGCTGGCCAAGATCATGGCGAAGCCGTCCAATGTTCTGGTGCTCGACGAACCGACCAACGATCTGGATATCGAGACACTGGACCTGCTGCAGGAATTGCTGACGGATTTCGAAGGCACGGTTCTACTGGTGTCGCACGACCGCGATTTCATCGACCGGGTGGCAACGCAGACTGTCGCGATGGAAGGCTATGGCGAGGCCACGGTTTATGCCGGCGGATGGTCCGACTATCTGGCGCAACGTGGCACGGCTGGCGGAAGTGGGGCCGGAAAGGGCGCATCTGCTGGAAAAACCCAGGACAAGGGCAGCGATAAATCTGCGGCGTCTGCGGCCAAAACGCTACCGAAGGCTACAGAAAAGTCTAAATCCGGTCTGTCCTTCACCGAAAAGCACCGGCTGGAGGCTTTGCCCGGAGAAATCGAGCGACTGGAGGCTGAGATTGGCAAGCTGTCCGAGCTTCTGGCCGATCCTGAGCTGTTCACGCGTGATCCGGTGAAGTTCAACAAGGCGACCGAGATGTTGACGGAGCGCCAGAGCACACTCATGGCCGCCGAAGAAGAATGGCTGACATTGGAAGAGAAAAATTCCGCTGGGTAA
- a CDS encoding TerB family tellurite resistance protein: MFDSLRALFRKPEPYHTPLPEADAQHALGALLVRVAKADHVIRFEEFQVIDRILSQRFDLSMVEASKMRASCQKLEAEMPDTDEMAQILRDAIGMEDREATVRALWQVVYADGVKHEDEDVLLHHLEAFWGIPRARALELQADAGTMS; encoded by the coding sequence ATGTTTGACTCACTGAGAGCGTTGTTTCGCAAACCGGAACCCTATCACACACCTTTGCCCGAAGCCGACGCGCAGCACGCGTTGGGTGCGCTTCTGGTGCGGGTTGCAAAGGCTGACCATGTGATCCGGTTCGAAGAATTTCAGGTGATCGACAGGATTTTGTCCCAGCGCTTCGATCTGTCGATGGTGGAGGCGTCCAAAATGCGTGCGTCTTGTCAGAAGCTTGAGGCCGAAATGCCCGACACCGACGAGATGGCGCAGATATTGCGCGATGCCATCGGTATGGAAGACCGGGAAGCCACCGTGCGGGCGCTCTGGCAGGTTGTCTACGCCGATGGGGTCAAACATGAGGACGAAGACGTTCTGCTGCACCATCTTGAGGCTTTCTGGGGCATTCCGCGGGCGCGGGCGCTAGAGCTGCAAGCCGACGCGGGCACGATGTCCTGA
- a CDS encoding LysE family translocator, with amino-acid sequence MFDYSLLHWTTFLSAAVLLNLAPGPDFAFILGQTLRGGKRAGFAAMFGIWGGAMVHVGMAAAGLSAVLMTSATAFAVLKWVGVAYLVWLGVAALRSDGRAFLTEADTEDAPARQSHWAIFRQGVFTDILNPKVALFFLAFLPQFVVEGAGSVPAHIFLHGTLIIVTAALVEPPLILMGDRLGTALRRSRTLGKWMERSLGAIFIGLGLRLALEKR; translated from the coding sequence ATGTTCGATTATTCCCTGCTCCACTGGACCACATTCCTTTCGGCCGCCGTGCTTTTGAACCTTGCACCCGGACCGGATTTTGCCTTCATCCTCGGCCAGACCCTGCGTGGCGGGAAACGCGCGGGCTTTGCTGCCATGTTTGGCATCTGGGGCGGTGCCATGGTCCATGTGGGCATGGCCGCCGCCGGGCTTTCGGCCGTGCTGATGACCTCGGCCACGGCCTTTGCCGTCTTGAAATGGGTTGGCGTGGCCTATCTTGTCTGGCTCGGCGTCGCGGCTCTACGTTCTGACGGGCGCGCCTTTCTCACAGAGGCGGACACAGAAGACGCCCCCGCGCGCCAAAGCCATTGGGCGATTTTTCGTCAGGGTGTCTTCACCGACATTCTGAACCCGAAAGTGGCCCTGTTCTTTCTCGCGTTCTTGCCGCAATTCGTGGTCGAAGGGGCCGGATCTGTCCCCGCGCACATCTTTTTGCACGGCACGCTGATCATCGTCACCGCCGCGCTGGTCGAACCGCCACTGATTCTGATGGGCGACCGGCTGGGAACGGCGCTGCGCCGCTCCCGAACCCTGGGCAAATGGATGGAACGCTCCCTTGGGGCCATTTTCATCGGGCTTGGCCTCAGGCTGGCGCTGGAGAAGCGCTGA
- a CDS encoding GNAT family N-acyltransferase: MFNLLKGRYTVRFAETPADLEAAQRLRYLAFVAGTGAAARGDGLEADHFDALCRHILIEDRKTGELVCTFRFLDLEGGAEISRSYSAQFYDLDGLQAFSGRMLEMGRFCIHPELRDPDILRVAWGAMTRYVDERDVELLFGCSSFHGTEWKEHADALAMLKHRHLGPKRFLPKVKAPSVFKFAARLRRKPDAKRAMLKMPPLLKTYLMMGGWVSDHAVVDRDLNTMHVFTGVEIKAIPPARKKLLRAVAG; encoded by the coding sequence ATGTTTAACCTGCTCAAGGGCCGTTACACCGTACGATTTGCTGAAACCCCCGCCGATCTCGAAGCGGCGCAACGTCTGCGTTATCTCGCCTTTGTCGCCGGCACCGGTGCAGCTGCACGGGGCGACGGGCTTGAGGCGGATCATTTCGATGCGCTCTGCCGCCACATCCTGATCGAGGATCGCAAGACGGGGGAGCTGGTCTGCACTTTCCGTTTTCTCGATCTTGAGGGCGGGGCGGAGATTTCGCGCAGCTATTCGGCGCAGTTTTACGATCTGGACGGGTTGCAGGCGTTTTCTGGTCGCATGCTGGAAATGGGGCGGTTCTGCATTCATCCCGAGCTTCGGGATCCCGATATTCTGCGCGTTGCCTGGGGTGCGATGACACGCTATGTCGATGAGCGCGATGTGGAATTGCTGTTTGGCTGCTCTTCCTTTCATGGCACGGAATGGAAAGAGCATGCCGATGCGCTGGCCATGCTCAAGCACCGTCATCTTGGTCCGAAACGCTTTTTGCCCAAGGTGAAAGCGCCGAGTGTCTTCAAATTTGCGGCCCGGCTGCGGCGCAAACCCGATGCCAAACGCGCCATGCTGAAGATGCCGCCGCTGCTGAAGACCTATCTGATGATGGGCGGATGGGTATCGGATCATGCGGTCGTGGATCGCGATCTCAACACCATGCATGTGTTTACGGGCGTTGAGATCAAGGCAATTCCGCCCGCGCGCAAGAAATTGCTGCGCGCCGTGGCGGGGTGA
- the msrB gene encoding peptide-methionine (R)-S-oxide reductase MsrB, producing MPKTDKSDTEWREILDPETFRVTRQQGTERAFSHPGFPKVPGIFKCACCGAELFTQEEKYESGCGWPAFYAPKADAPVGESHDTSFGMVRTEVHCDDCGAHLGHVFPDGPAPTGLRYCINGVSIHFDPNENAETL from the coding sequence ATGCCTAAAACTGATAAATCCGACACCGAATGGCGCGAGATTCTGGATCCAGAAACCTTCCGCGTCACCCGCCAACAGGGCACCGAACGAGCCTTTTCTCATCCCGGGTTTCCCAAGGTCCCGGGTATTTTCAAATGCGCTTGCTGCGGAGCCGAGCTATTCACCCAGGAAGAAAAATACGAATCCGGCTGCGGCTGGCCCGCCTTTTACGCGCCCAAGGCGGATGCTCCCGTGGGCGAAAGCCATGACACCTCCTTTGGGATGGTGCGCACCGAGGTGCATTGCGACGATTGCGGCGCGCATCTGGGGCACGTCTTTCCCGATGGCCCGGCCCCGACCGGGCTGCGCTATTGCATCAACGGCGTCTCGATCCACTTTGACCCCAATGAAAATGCGGAAACGCTCTGA
- the bamE gene encoding outer membrane protein assembly factor BamE: MSTRIFPQGAHRTAKLLMGLTLAVLLSACVAQYRNHGYVPNDEDLAQVIVGVDTKETVADVIGVPGTEGLLESSGWYYVRSQFRHLGAFEPKEVDRQVVAISFDSRGTVSNIERFGLEQGRVVALSRRVTTSNVQGITFIQQLFGNLGNISAEQLLQ; encoded by the coding sequence ATGTCCACACGCATTTTCCCGCAAGGGGCACACCGCACAGCGAAACTCCTGATGGGGCTGACGTTGGCCGTTTTGTTGTCCGCGTGCGTTGCGCAATATCGCAACCATGGCTACGTCCCAAATGACGAAGATCTGGCGCAGGTGATCGTTGGTGTCGACACCAAGGAAACCGTGGCCGATGTGATCGGCGTGCCGGGCACTGAAGGCCTGCTGGAAAGTTCCGGCTGGTATTATGTCCGGTCGCAGTTCCGCCATCTGGGCGCATTTGAACCGAAAGAGGTCGATCGCCAGGTGGTCGCGATTTCTTTTGATTCGCGTGGTACGGTGTCGAACATTGAACGCTTCGGTCTGGAACAGGGCCGCGTGGTCGCCCTGTCGCGGCGTGTAACCACGTCGAATGTTCAGGGGATCACCTTTATTCAGCAGCTCTTTGGCAACCTCGGCAATATCTCTGCTGAACAACTGTTGCAGTGA